One genomic segment of Musa acuminata AAA Group cultivar baxijiao chromosome BXJ3-3, Cavendish_Baxijiao_AAA, whole genome shotgun sequence includes these proteins:
- the LOC135633258 gene encoding homeobox-leucine zipper protein ROC5-like gives MRAQASTEDQVWREKNQEKEGYLMSFGGLSDGRSGGALAYGNAAMTAGELSPPQLISQRLPNSAFISPRLSLGLQSNVDGQIDMSRMAGVGGGSDVGSAKRSKDDENESRSESDNLEAISGDDVDQENPRKKKRHHRHTPQQIQELEALFKDCPHPDEKQRLELSRRLCLESRQVKFWFQNRRTQMKTQIERFENTKLRQENDKMRAANMAIREATQSAACKNCGGPVMLGNVSVERLQLRLENARLKEELDRLCAIAKKFLGKSVSSLAGHISPTMPSSVLEIGVGNNIFAGFNSVVAPTISALPDYLPGFSSNPLDAVAPTMGKNMEALLGSDRSMLLELALAAMEELMSMAQMEEPLWLPSSQGGPKALNYEQYRRTFRPIAGISPVGSVSEASRETRIVSIDSVALVETLMDASRWVHMFPSIVAKATTTELISSGVSGTRDGALQLMQAELHVLSPLVAVREVSFLRFCKQHAEGVWAVVDVAVDGIRADLSSANCRRLPSGCLVQDMPDGYSKVTWVEHAEYDEGQVHHLYRPLLRSGQAFGAGRWLATLQRQCECLATLVSSTAVARDETASITASGQRSMLKLARRMTNAFCAGVCASPAHGWSKLASETIGEDVRVMSRMSVNVPGEPAGLVLSVATSVWIPAPPKRLFDFLCETRFRSKWDILSNGGPMCEMAHIAKGQEAANRVSLIWATATNASQTSMMLLQETYTDASGAMLVYAPVDIPAMHLVMNGGDSAHVALLPSGFAIVPDGAGYRGELTEEHHSDGAATAGSGSLLTIGFQILVNGQPTEKLTAETVDTVNGLISCTVQKIKAAVHSEI, from the exons atgaGAGCACAAGCTAGCACGGAGGACCAAGTCTGGAGGGAGAAGAACCAAGAAAAGGAAGGATATTTGATGAGCTTTGGGGGGTTATCAGACGGCAGATCAGGAGGCGCTCTAGCTTACGGCAACGCGGCCATGACCGCCGGAGAGTTATCTCCGCCGCAGCTCATCTCCCAGAGGCTCCCAAACTCCGCCTTCATTTCTCCCCGCCTCTCCCTCGGCCTG CAATCGAACGTGGATGGACAGATAGACATGAGCAGGATGGCAGGCGTCGGCGGTGGCAGTGACGTGGGTTCGGCCAAGAGGAGCAAGGACGATGAGAATGAGAGCAGATCGGAGAGCGACAACTTGGAAGCCATATCCGGTGACGACGTCGATCAGGAGAATCCTCGCAAGAAAAAGAGACACCACCGCCATACTCCGCAACAGATCCAGGAACTCGAAGC TCTGTTCAAGGATTGCCCCCACCCGGATGAGAAGCAAAGGCTGGAACTGAGCAGGAGGCTATGCTTGGAGAGCAGACAAGTCAAGTTCTGGTTCCAGAATCGACGCACCCAAATGAAG ACGCAAATCGAGCGCTTCGAGAACACGAAGCTCCGGCAAGAAAACGACAAGATGAGGGCGGCGAACATGGCGATTCGAGAAGCAACGCAGAGCGCGGCTTGCAAGAACTGCGGAGGTCCGGTCATGCTCGGCAATGTCTCGGTGGAACGGCTGCAACTTAGACTGGAGAACGCTCGGTTAAAGGAAGAGCTCGACCGGCTGTGCGCAATCGCCAAGAAGTTTCTGGGGAAGTCCGTCTCCTCTTTGGCCGGCCACATCTCTCCGACCATGCCGAGCTCGGTTTTGGAGATTGGAGTCGGGAACAATATCTTCGCGGGGTTCAACTCCGTCGTCGCTCCGACTATTTCCGCTTTGCCCGACTATTTGCCGGGGTTCAGCAGCAACCCACTGGATGCTGTCGCTCCGACCATGGGCAAGAACATGGAGGCGCTGCTGGGGAGCGACAGGAGCATGCTCTTGGAGCTTGCATTGGCTGCAATGGAAGAGCTAATGAGCATGGCGCAGATGGAGGAGCCACTTTGGCTTCCGAGCTCACAAGGTGGTCCCAAGGCACTGAACTACGAGCAGTACCGCCGGACGTTTCGCCCCATCGCCGGGATATCGCCGGTTGGGTCTGTGTCAGAGGCCTCGAGGGAGACGAGGATAGTGTCCATTGACAGCGTCGCCCTCGTCGAGACCCTAATGGATGCG AGTCGTTGGGTTCATATGTTCCCAAGTATCGTGGCCAAGGCCACCACCACGGAGTTGATATCCAGCGGCGTGAGTGGAACAAGAGATGGCGCCCTCCAACTC ATGCAGGCGGAGCTTCACGTCCTCTCCCCGCTGGTGGCAGTGCGCGAGGTGAGCTTTCTCAGGTTCTGCAAGCAGCACGCGGAGGGCGTTTGGGCCGTGGTCGATGTCGCCGTTGACGGCATCAGAGCAGATCTCTCTTCTGCTAACTGCAGGAGGCTGCCGTCTGGTTGCCTGGTGCAAGACATGCCGGATGGCTACTCCAAG GTCACCTGGGTGGAGCACGCGGAGTACGACGAAGGCCAAGTGCATCATCTGTATCGCCCGCTGCTCCGCTCCGGCCAGGCGTTCGGCGCCGGACGCTGGTTGGCCACCCTACAGCGCCAGTGCGAGTGCCTTGCCACCCTCGTGTCCTCCACCGCCGTGGCCCGCGACGAGACTG CATCGATAACGGCGAGCGGGCAGAGGAGCATGTTGAAGCTGGCGCGTCGGATGACCAACGCCTTCTGCGCCGGGGTCTGCGCGTCGCCCGCGCATGGGTGGAGCAAGCTGGCGTCGGAGACCATCGGGGAGGACGTGCGGGTGATGTCGAGGATGAGCGTGAACGTACCGGGGGAGCCGGCGGGGTTGGTGCTCAGCGTGGCCACATCGGTGTGGATCCCCGCGCCGCCCAAGCGGCTGTTCGACTTCCTATGCGAGACCAGATTCCGCAGCAAGTGGGACATCCTCTCCAACGGCGGGCCGATGTGCGAGATGGCGCACATCGCCAAAGGCCAGGAAGCAGCCAACCGCGTCTCCCTCATATGGGCCACT GCCACGAACGCCAGCCAAACCAGCATGATGCTACTGCAGGAGACCTACACCGACGCTTCCGGCGCAATGCTGGTGTACGCGCCGGTGGACATCCCAGCCATGCACCTAGTAATGAACGGCGGCGACTCCGCCCACGTCGCCCTCCTCCCTTCCGGTTTCGCCATCGTCCCCGATGGCGCCGGCTACCGAGGAGAGCTCACCGAAGAGCACCACAGCGACGGCGCCGCCACCGCCGGCTCCGGTTCGCTGCTGACCATCGGGTTCCAGATTCTGGTGAACGGCCAGCCGACGGAAAAGCTGACGGCTGAGACGGTGGACACCGTCAACGGCCTCATCTCATGCACGGTTCAAAAGATCAAGGCTGCAGTCCACAGCGAGATCTGA